In Akkermansia muciniphila, one DNA window encodes the following:
- a CDS encoding HAD hydrolase-like protein yields MFKNIIFDWSGTLVDDLALTLDASNYVFSQYGKPCMNRDEFRAEFQLPYPDYYARVLPHADLDELEDHFRYAFRVSNAPVEVLPNAREFLEFCRARGVRCFILTSVDAKEFDIQCRELGMMEYFEAIHAGIRHKDAHIHTLLAQHGLHAHETAFIGDMQHDVETAHHAGITSIAVLTGYNDAAQLSKAKPDMIVPDLLVLRTLMRRYALPSDTQDSININGLELDTFIGVPDEERASMQTLKADITFYPEEALSGLNDDFSRTVCYDSMARALRAEAMARPRKLVETLAEDMGNVCLKEFGARHVVVTLRKFILPRTDSVSVTVHVSRHR; encoded by the coding sequence ATGTTCAAGAATATCATTTTCGACTGGTCCGGCACTTTGGTGGATGACCTGGCCCTGACGCTGGACGCCTCCAACTACGTTTTTTCCCAATACGGGAAACCCTGCATGAACAGGGATGAATTCCGCGCGGAATTCCAGCTCCCCTATCCGGACTATTATGCCCGGGTGCTGCCCCACGCGGATCTGGATGAACTGGAAGACCATTTCCGGTACGCCTTCCGCGTTTCCAACGCTCCGGTGGAAGTGCTGCCAAATGCCCGGGAATTCCTGGAATTCTGCCGCGCGCGCGGCGTGCGCTGCTTTATTCTTACCAGCGTGGACGCCAAAGAGTTTGATATCCAATGCAGGGAACTGGGCATGATGGAATATTTTGAAGCCATTCACGCTGGCATCCGCCATAAGGATGCCCACATTCATACCCTGCTGGCCCAGCACGGTCTGCATGCCCATGAAACCGCATTTATCGGGGACATGCAGCATGATGTGGAAACGGCCCATCACGCAGGCATCACATCCATTGCCGTCCTGACCGGCTATAATGACGCTGCGCAGCTTTCCAAGGCCAAACCGGACATGATTGTTCCGGACCTGCTTGTTCTGCGCACGCTGATGCGCCGTTACGCGCTCCCTTCCGATACGCAGGATTCCATTAACATCAACGGTCTTGAACTGGATACCTTCATCGGCGTTCCGGACGAGGAGCGCGCTTCCATGCAGACCCTGAAAGCGGACATCACTTTTTATCCGGAGGAGGCCTTGTCCGGACTGAACGATGATTTTTCCAGAACCGTCTGTTATGATTCCATGGCCCGTGCGCTCCGGGCGGAGGCCATGGCGCGCCCGCGCAAGCTGGTGGAAACGCTGGCGGAGGATATGGGAAACGTTTGCCTGAAGGAGTTCGGCGCGCGGCACGTGGTTGTTACTCTGCGCAAGTTCATCCTGCCGCGGACGGACAGCGTTTCCGTAACGGTGCATGTTTCCCGTCACCGGTAG